In the Haladaptatus sp. QDMS2 genome, AGGCTGTCACGCCGGGGCGGGAGCCATACCGATCTCGGTGAGTCGCTCGACAATCTCCGTCACCGCTCGTTTCGCGTCGTCCGGTGTCTTCCCGCCCGTGATGACGAGTTTGCCGCTGCCGAAGAGCAACGCGACGACCTTGGGGTCGTCGATGCGGTAGACGAGGCCGGGGAACTGCTCGGGTTCGTATTCGATGTGTTCGAGCCCGAATCCGATGGCGATGGCATTCAGATTAAGGTTGACACCGAGATCCGCAGAGGCAACGATGTTTTGGACGATGACCTCGGGGTCGTCGTCGACGGCGACGCCGAGCGTGCGGAGTTCGTCGAAGACCCGCTGGCAGGCGGCGTGGACGCCGTCGACCGATTTCGCGCCTGTACACACGATTTTACCGGAGCGGAAGATGAGCGTCGCGGCTTTGGGGTTTTGGAGGCGGTAGACGACACCGGGGAAGTTTTCGGGGTTGTAATCGGCTCCCTGGAGATCCTTCGCGAGTTGTTCGAGTTCGAGTTCGGTCCCGATGCCGGTCGATGCGACGACGTTCTCAATCTTGATGGTCTCGGTGGGGTCTCCCATTACGTCAGTAGCTTGTGCTATGAAGACGCACATACCTGTGGGTAGGGGAGAATCCGGTGGTGAAAGAGCGTATGACTCCCTCGGGAGAGCTACCGACACGTGACGTGTTGGTCCGGGGAGCGTGCTGAAATGAGAGCGCGAGTCGGTCACCGACCACACCGGGATCGGGAGAGCGAACGGCCCTTTCAATGTCATCTACCACTTGAGTGCGGAGGCGGAAAAGGGCCCCCAATAGCGGACACAGACGGTATGATCCGGTTCCGCTCGTCTGACCGCTTGAACAGGGTATCCCTCCCGGAAGCAGAGAAAGCGTCTAATGGCACCGAGATCTCCAGAGCGGATGGTCACGGAGATGGATGACGTATTCTACAGAAGGAACAAGGCGAGTGCCTCGGGGCTTGTCCCCGAGGTACTTCACCGGCTTCCACACATTCGGTGGAGCGAGTGGACGAAGGTGACCTACTCTGGAAGGGCTGCCGGAGTTATCAGGGTGGCCTGTTCCTGGTAGCCATCCATCTGCGCTTCGACCCACGAACGGATGGTCTCGTTCTCAGTTTCAATGAGTGCATACTCGCGCATCTGTTCGTCGTACGGGAAGATGACGGCGATCTCGTCGAACAGTGCAAACCCGATTGGAACCTCGCCATCGTAGCGATAAATGGTCATCTTCCCTGATTCAAGCAGCTCGCGGGCTATCTCAGCGGCCCCGGGCTGTGAAATGATCGCGTCGAAGGCAGCCGCCGATACAATCGCCTCTTGGGTCTGTCCGCCTTCGATGACGAGCTCGTGCGTTTTCGGGAGCAGGTCGGGATAGAAATTTGCTGTTAGAGAGCGGGCGTGCGACGCCTCCATCGCGAGCGTTTCCGCACGTCGGGCGTGGGCGAAAATGTCGGGCGGTTGTGGAGCCGTAATTCGCGCATCGCCGAACATTCGAACGTCGAAGTCCATCTCGTCAAGCGGAAGGATCGTTTCGAGTTCTGCTAACATCTGAATCGTTTCAACGGTATCCAATAACACGCCGAATTCGTCTGCCAACAGTGACCCGAGCCGAGTGAGATGATAGCGTCTTTCTCTTTTTTTGATCCAACGACGATCCTCGAAGTCCTCAAGAATTCGTCCGAGGGTCGGTTGGGAGACACCGGTCAAATCGTGCAACTCTCCCCGTGTGTAGGGTTCGACAGTCAATGCTTCCAGTACCGTCACTCGGTTCTCCGAGCTGGCTAAAAATTCGACATCGTCAAGTGGTGTGTTCGAAACCATGAATTCCTCGGCGAACAGTTACTGCGTCGCTCTCCTCTACATACACCGGCCACACCTATTAGGCTTCAGCCAGGTTCTATCGCTCATGCGGATAGTACTCGACGACGTGGGCTTCCGCTCGCCGACAAATCGTCGGGGACGAGTGCTTGCTCTCCTGGCGGACGGTGACCTAACCCGGAGCGAGATTCGGGCGACGACCGACATCCCGCAGCCGACGCTGGGCCGAATCCTCGATGCCGGTATCAAGCGGAACTGGGCGACGACGGAGGGACAAACGTACCGGTTGTTGCCGTTCAGCAAAGTTCGCGCCAAGAAGGTCTGTGACCGCTTGACCATCGTTGAATCGATGCAGAATCTCGACGTTCAGGGTCGCAAATTTCGGACGCCGACGCCGAGAATTTCATTACGTGACGAGTACTCACGGCTCGAAAACCTGTCATCGAGAGTGATGATATGGCGAGCGGTCGCACTAGTAGTCATGGCAACACACAACCGTTTCATCACCCGAACCATCCTCGCCTCCCGCGAGGAGCCCATGACCCGCCTGCACTGGGTCGCCGCCGGGCTCGCCGTGACGACGGGGCTCGTCCACCTGTACCTCTACTGGGTGCAGGGGTTCGTCCCGTTCTTGCTCGCCAGCCTCGGCTTCCTCGGCATCGTCGCGGTCCTCGTGGTGGGCGTGAACCGCCGCTTGCTCTACGCGGGTAGCGTCCCGTTCACCACCGTCCAGATTGCCGTCTGGGTCGTCCAGGGCATGCCCGAGTTCGCCCTCGGCGTCGCTGACAAGACCGTCCAGGTCGCGCTCATCGTCGTGCTCGCGTACCTGTTCGTGACCGAGCGCCGGGCGAAGCGCGCGCGCACCACCGACACGTCGACCACTCCCGTCGCGCCCGTCGCGACGGGCCGGTAGGTGAGAACATGCACCTGACCCGCCGGACCTACCTGCAGGGGATGGGCGCGCTCGCGCTCGTCGGGGCTACGGGCCTCGCCGGGTGTGGCGACGCCGACGCACAGACCGGGCCGTTCCTCGCGAGCGAGCCGGCCTACGACGGCTGGTTCGCCGACGTGGACTCCTACAAGGCGACCTACGACCGCCGCGGCGAGCCCGCGGTGACGGTGACCGTCGGCGCGAAGGATACGATGGGCTATTTCGAGTTCGCCCCCGTCGCCGTGGCGGTTTCGCCCGGCACGACCGTCACATGGGAGTGGTCGGGCAAGGGCGGTGCCCACGACGTGGTCGAGCTGGAGGGCGCGTTCAAGTCACCCTACACCGACCACGCCGAGACGACGTTCGCCCACACCTTCGACGCTCCAGGCGTCTACAAGTACTACTGCACGCCGCACCGCGGCATGGGGATGAAGGGTGCGATCGTGGTCATGGAGCAATGAGCACGTTACAGATTCTCAGAAATTTCTGGGAGCGACCCGCAAAGGAATCTAAGTGAGGAGCGATTTGAGAGGAGGAGAGTCGAACAGGGTGTGCTCTTCTGTCCGACTCTTCGATTAACAGTCCTGCTGCATACACCCGCTGAGTCGGTCACACCATCCTGATAGCATTTGAGTGAAGGTCACCGAAGCCACACAGTTCAGTCGACACCAGGAGTAAGCTACCACGCCCTGAAGGGCGTGGCATTCAGCGTGGACTCCCGTTCTAACCGCTGAGAGCGGTAGGCGAATACTCGCCGTTCACGTTCAACGTCCCGCTGTTCAAGCGCACGCCTACGGGTGCGCCTCCGCGTCCAGACTTTTGCTGGTCGCGGAGATACTTCAAGCCAATATTCTTCGCGGCGTTGTAGTCCGCGTGAACATCGTATCCGCACTTCAGACACCCGAACTCATCCTGCCCGTTGTTATGGGGGCGATTATCTTCGTGGGTGAACCCACACTTTGAGCACCGCTGGCTCGTGTACGCCGGATTAATCTGCTTCACTACAAGCCCCTCAGACTCGGCCTTGTACGTGACGTACTCGAACAACCGATGGAACGCCCACTTGTGAACCGCCTTCGCGTGCGGGAGGCGTTCGCGGATGCCTTTGAGTTGCTCGAACACGATATGTGTGCAGTCAGTTTCGAGAGCTTCCTCGACGAGTTCGTTTGAGATGGTGTGAAGCATCTGCTCGAAGCGACCGGTTTGCTTGCGACCAACTCGTTGAACGTTGATGTGCGCCCACCGAGTCCCAGTCTGTTGCAGGTCGCCACGCCGATGTTCGTATTCTCGATGCCAGTGGTTGAGTTCGCCGCCGCTCCAGAATCTCCCGGTTGAGGTGGTTGCGATGTTTGTGATGCCGAGGTCAACACCAAGGACGGAGACGTGCTTGGCATCGCCTTGCTCGGCCTCATTGTTCTCCACGGCGGGCTTTGTCCGCACGTGAAGGTAGAAGCAGTCCTCAACTGTGTCGTAGTGGAGTGTGGCTCCTTTCACGTCGTAGTCGTCGTTGAACAGGTACGCCGAGTGCGGTGTGTCTCGCTGTTCATCGGGGAGGACGAACTCTGCGGTCACTCGACCGTCTATAGTGGCGAGTGTGGCGTGGTTGTCGTTGACGGTGGCGGTTCGGGCGTCGTAGCTGGAGAACCGTGACGTGAAGTGTGGTTTCGAGGCTTTCTTGCCTTGCTTCCATCGTTCGACACAGCCTTTGACGGCTTCTGCGGCGCGGTTTCGTGCGGCTTGCACGAGGTTCGCCGGGAGTGGCGAGTCGTCTCGAACGTCGTAGTAGGTGAGGTCGTGGAGTTTTTGTTTTCTGGTGATTTTCCAGTCTGGTTCCCACGCTACGTCTACGACGTAGTTGGCGGCGTCGAGGAAGTGGTCGGTTGTCTGGTGGAGAAGGTCAGCCGCACTCTCGTCCACATCGAGTTTGATGGGCACGGTTCGAGTGCTTGAGTCTTCCACTATATATACTTCATATGAAGTAGCGTGTATTTATAATAATTCGGGTTGGAGTGGGGGAGTCGGCCTGCTATCGAGCGTAGTTTGTGTCATCGAGTTTCGGCTTCCTCCCGCGCCTAAAGGCGCGGGTTTCCGCCTTGCAGTCAGTATGAGGCTGGTATTAAAAACGGAAGACGAACGAACGTGCTGGTAGACGTCCCCATGGCCGATCATTACGCTGACCTCGAGGAACTCCGACCGCGTGGCGAGGCGACACAGATTCCCGACAGTGAACTCACCAGCAACGATCATCGCGAGACATCCAGCGACCGACCCGGGGAGACACCCGCGGGCTATCCAGTCGACGCAGGCCCACCAGCGACCGAATGTGCTTCCTGTGGTGCATCGATACCAGCCAGCAGACGAAGTGCCGGTTCTATCTCACGAATCATCTCGGGACGTCCACCGATAACCAGCAGCCCGCAGACACCGAGTGGACACTCCTTCACGTCGTCCAGCTGCTCGTCGAGGCCTCGACCGTCTATCACGCCCTCGCGAAGGGCGCTGCGGCAGCGACCCTCCTCGCGAAGCCCGACAGAGATCCAGCCGTCGACGACTGCCAGCTGCTCTCCGAGTTCGACGACGCAGCTGCCGCGCAACTGACCGACGAGTGGCCCTCGCTTCCTGACGCCGTCCGGGCGACCTCCGAGCGTGGTGACCGGCTCCTTGCGGTGGCTCGTGAACGGACTCCCTGGACTGAGCCGACCGAGGCGCCACGTGGAGAGGCTCACACGACGTTCCTCTACGACGAGGAGGGTCACAGCATCCGCGACAGAGATCGGCTTACAGGCCTCCTTGAGAGCGCCGAGACCGACGCCTGGTTGGTGCCAGCGATTGCACTCCAGCGTTCAGTCGACGACGCGCAGTCCGAGAGTCGGCAACCCAGTGTTCCCTCGAAAACGCGGCTTGACTGTCGCAGCTGCGGCCGAACGACTGTGCATCAGTTCCAAGAGTTCGAGTCGGTCCCAGCTGAGAACTGGACTGGGCAGCCGATGTGGGAGTGCCAGGTGTGCCAGTCACCTCGTCACGGGCCAGATCCTGAATAGGAGAATCGGTTGGATACGGACTTAACCAACATAGGATACCTATACGAAGGGTGTTGGTTAAGGTTGATGCAGGCTTGGGCGGGAGGCATCGGAATACCTGCATTGTTTTTCTGCGTTCTGGTGTGCGAACGAGACGCGGCGCGTCTCGTTAACGCCGGGAGTCGGCGAGGCGCGCATAATGGACCCACGAGACACGCCTGGATATCGACTGCATCGCGCTCTGAGTAACCTCAACAGCATCGAGATCGACCAACTGGATGACCCCGACCGAAAACGACTCGCTGAAGCGACGACGCTTCTGGAACAGGTGGGACTGCTCACCCGGCGAAGTGCTTTGGATGAGACCGACGTTGAAGTAGAATCCTGACCACACGCCCCATCTAGTGCGTGCATTCATCTGCAGAACACAGCTGTTCATGGCCGAGTAGAAGTGCAATTGGTAGTTCGTGGCCAAAACAAGTACGAGCGGAACCAATTGTCACGTACTGCTGAACTGTCGAATTCCTCCCACGGCTAAAGCCGTGGGCTTTCTCCTTGCATCTGTGTGAGACAAGCATAACCGTCCTCCACCCCTCCCACTAGAGAGTTACTCATGGATATCTCCGAGATCCTCTCCACGAAGTTCACCGAGTTCGATATTGGGACACCGCTCTCGAAGGTCGCCGGCGTATTCGAGAATCAAGAACTCGATGCCGTCGTGGTGACGGACGGTGACGAGTATCGTGGTGTCGTCAGCCGCCGACAGTTGGCTTCCTCGTCCAATCAGCCTTCTGCGAAGGTCGGCTCACAGATACAGCATGTCCCGACTGTTGAACGCACAGAGGACGTTCGGGAGGTCGCGCGGCTCATGATCGGCAGTGACGCCAAAACGCTTCCCGTACTGGATGACGACCGTCCCGTCGGTGTGGTGACCGCAAATGCTGTTCTCGAGGCCGTCCGCCCCTTCCTCGATGCGGTGACCGTCGCAGATGCGTATTCGTCCAAGCTGGTCAGCGCGACCTCCGAGACGACAATTGGAAAAGCCCTCAACATGCTTCGGGAATCCGGCATCGCCCATCTCCCTGTTATCGACGGAGACGAGCTCGTGGGAATGCTGAGTCTGTACGACGTCATCGAATTCACGACGCGGGGCGGTAACAAGAGTCAGGGCGGTTCGTCGGGCGGCTTCGGTGGTCGCGGTGGCGGGGGGCAGAACCGTGGCGGATTCGGTGCGCGTGAGGGTAATGCCGACCGGATGCTCGATCTGCCGGTGCAGAATTTGATGTCCGATGCAGTGGTGACGGTTCGGCGAAGCGCCCCGCTCGACGAGGTCGTCGAAACGATGTTCGAACATGAGATCTCATCGCTCGTCGTCACAGCCGACGAAACTGATGACCCGGTCGGTATCATCACGAAGACGGACGTCATTGAGGCGCTTACTTGGGAACGCGGCGACCGGAACGCCGTGCAGGTGTTTGGCCTCGACCTGCTGGAGGAAATGGACTACGATGACGTCTCCGCGCTGATCGAGAATATGACCTCGAAGTATGGTGAGATGACCGTCATCAAGGCCAGCATCGAACTGCAGGAGCATAAGGAACAGAGCCGGGGTGTACCGCTGGTGCTGGCACGGATTCGGCTGGTCACCGACCGTGGCTACTTCACGGCCGATGGCGAAGGCTACGGTGCCTCCCACGCGCTTCGACTCGCTGCGAACGCGGTCGAGCGCCAGCTCCTCAAAGGGAAGACGTACGGTCAGTCGAAGAAGCATCCCGACACTGACGAGCAAGAACAGCTCTACGGCTGGTGGCTCGGGGGTGAATAGTGTCAAAGGGAGCGAATACGCTGATACGACTCCCCCTCGAATGGATAAAGTATGCCAACCCACCGCCATGGAACGCAGTCATTCATCGACTTCATGCAGACGTATCTCCAGGACCATCCAAAACGCTGCAAAGAGTGTGGAACCGTTGCCCGCGCCCGGTCGGAATGGCGCATAGAAAAACGTGGTGAGGACGGCCTTCACTTTGTACATACCTGCCCACGGTGTGGCGCGGAGAACGACGTGTTTCT is a window encoding:
- a CDS encoding CBS domain-containing protein translates to MDISEILSTKFTEFDIGTPLSKVAGVFENQELDAVVVTDGDEYRGVVSRRQLASSSNQPSAKVGSQIQHVPTVERTEDVREVARLMIGSDAKTLPVLDDDRPVGVVTANAVLEAVRPFLDAVTVADAYSSKLVSATSETTIGKALNMLRESGIAHLPVIDGDELVGMLSLYDVIEFTTRGGNKSQGGSSGGFGGRGGGGQNRGGFGAREGNADRMLDLPVQNLMSDAVVTVRRSAPLDEVVETMFEHEISSLVVTADETDDPVGIITKTDVIEALTWERGDRNAVQVFGLDLLEEMDYDDVSALIENMTSKYGEMTVIKASIELQEHKEQSRGVPLVLARIRLVTDRGYFTADGEGYGASHALRLAANAVERQLLKGKTYGQSKKHPDTDEQEQLYGWWLGGE
- a CDS encoding TATA-box-binding protein, whose amino-acid sequence is MGDPTETIKIENVVASTGIGTELELEQLAKDLQGADYNPENFPGVVYRLQNPKAATLIFRSGKIVCTGAKSVDGVHAACQRVFDELRTLGVAVDDDPEVIVQNIVASADLGVNLNLNAIAIGFGLEHIEYEPEQFPGLVYRIDDPKVVALLFGSGKLVITGGKTPDDAKRAVTEIVERLTEIGMAPAPA
- a CDS encoding winged helix-turn-helix domain-containing protein, with the translated sequence MVSNTPLDDVEFLASSENRVTVLEALTVEPYTRGELHDLTGVSQPTLGRILEDFEDRRWIKKRERRYHLTRLGSLLADEFGVLLDTVETIQMLAELETILPLDEMDFDVRMFGDARITAPQPPDIFAHARRAETLAMEASHARSLTANFYPDLLPKTHELVIEGGQTQEAIVSAAAFDAIISQPGAAEIARELLESGKMTIYRYDGEVPIGFALFDEIAVIFPYDEQMREYALIETENETIRSWVEAQMDGYQEQATLITPAALPE
- a CDS encoding transposase; protein product: MVEDSSTRTVPIKLDVDESAADLLHQTTDHFLDAANYVVDVAWEPDWKITRKQKLHDLTYYDVRDDSPLPANLVQAARNRAAEAVKGCVERWKQGKKASKPHFTSRFSSYDARTATVNDNHATLATIDGRVTAEFVLPDEQRDTPHSAYLFNDDYDVKGATLHYDTVEDCFYLHVRTKPAVENNEAEQGDAKHVSVLGVDLGITNIATTSTGRFWSGGELNHWHREYEHRRGDLQQTGTRWAHINVQRVGRKQTGRFEQMLHTISNELVEEALETDCTHIVFEQLKGIRERLPHAKAVHKWAFHRLFEYVTYKAESEGLVVKQINPAYTSQRCSKCGFTHEDNRPHNNGQDEFGCLKCGYDVHADYNAAKNIGLKYLRDQQKSGRGGAPVGVRLNSGTLNVNGEYSPTALSG
- a CDS encoding halocyanin domain-containing protein, which encodes MHLTRRTYLQGMGALALVGATGLAGCGDADAQTGPFLASEPAYDGWFADVDSYKATYDRRGEPAVTVTVGAKDTMGYFEFAPVAVAVSPGTTVTWEWSGKGGAHDVVELEGAFKSPYTDHAETTFAHTFDAPGVYKYYCTPHRGMGMKGAIVVMEQ